GATCCACTGGCGGTAGGGCGTCCCGGGCCGGTAGTGGCGGACGTACTTGAACCGGTGGTCGCGGACGGCTCGCACCATGTCGTACGATTCGTCGTAGCGGTCCCTGGCCGCGAAGACGTACGCGCGGTCGTCGGCGTTCGGGCCGAAAAAGCGGCGGCCACCGACGTACTGCGGCACGTCGAGGCCGCAGGCGTCGAGCATCGTCGGGCCCAGATCCACCATGCTGACGAGGCGGTCGTCGACGCTCCCCGCGTCGATCTCGCCGGGCCAGCGGACGATCAGGGGGACGTGGATCCCCCCGTCGTAGAGCCAGCGCTTGCTGCGAGGGAGCCCCTCGCCGTGGTCGCTCCAGAGCACGACGATGGTGTCTTCGGCCAGCCCGTCGGCCTCCAGTCGGTCGAGCACGTCGCCGACCCACGCGTCCGAGCGAGCGATATTGTCGTACTGACGGGCGATTGCGAGCCGGGTCGTCTGGGTGTCGGGGAGGTACGGGGGGACCTCGACCGCGTCGGGGTCCGTCTCGGGGTCGGCGACCGCCCCGCCGAACTGGTCGTCGGTCCCCGGTTCGGTGGGGTCCCACTGGCCGCTCTCGTGGGTGACGCCGTTGGTGACCATCGCGAAGAACGGCTGGTCGGACTCGCGGGCGTCGTCGCGCCAGCCGGCGCCCGACCCGTGGTGGTCCCACATCGTCGCGGGCGTGCCGAACTGGTAGTCGGCCTTCGAGTCGAGCGTGGTGTAGTAGCCCGCCCGCCGGAACAGTTCGGGGACCGCCGTCACGTAGTGGGGCGGGACGGCCTCGTAGGGCGTCGGAAGCCCGGGCGCGTCGTCGCTGGTGTGAGTCGTCCGCATGTGCTGGGTGCCGATGGCGTTCTGATGGCAGCCGGTCATCACCGCGGAGCGACTGGGGGCACAGACCGGCGCGGTCGAGAAGGCGTTTGGGTAGCGCCGCCCGTCGGCCGCGAGCCCGTCGATCGCGGGCGTTCGAGCGAGATCGTCGCCGTAACACCCCAGGCGCGGTGTCGTGTCTTCCATCGCGATCCAGAGAACGTTCGGCCGGTCGGCCTCGGGCATACCCCACGAGCGGTCGCCGCGGCCCTAAGTGTTGTCGCGTGGTCGGTCGGCGAACGCGGAATTCGCCGACGCTCCCCGGGTCGGGACCGTCGCGACGGACGCACCGTCTCGGCGTCAGCCGCCCAGGACCGCCGCGAACACCCGGTACAGTCCGAACCCGACGGCGATCGAGGAGACGAGCGTGATGACCCAGAACGCCAGCGTCACGCCGATCTTCCGGCGGGAGACGCCCGCGGACCCGCCCGCCAGGCCGCCGCCGATG
This DNA window, taken from Halosimplex litoreum, encodes the following:
- a CDS encoding sulfatase family protein codes for the protein MPEADRPNVLWIAMEDTTPRLGCYGDDLARTPAIDGLAADGRRYPNAFSTAPVCAPSRSAVMTGCHQNAIGTQHMRTTHTSDDAPGLPTPYEAVPPHYVTAVPELFRRAGYYTTLDSKADYQFGTPATMWDHHGSGAGWRDDARESDQPFFAMVTNGVTHESGQWDPTEPGTDDQFGGAVADPETDPDAVEVPPYLPDTQTTRLAIARQYDNIARSDAWVGDVLDRLEADGLAEDTIVVLWSDHGEGLPRSKRWLYDGGIHVPLIVRWPGEIDAGSVDDRLVSMVDLGPTMLDACGLDVPQYVGGRRFFGPNADDRAYVFAARDRYDESYDMVRAVRDHRFKYVRHYRPGTPYRQWIPYRNRHPVMREILDRAREGDLEGAERWFDTNRPAEELYDLRADPHEVDDLADDPEYADVLDRMRGALDDWRERVGDAGDVAEAEMVRERYGGTDQPETAAPRFVVNAPTHDERTARTAGLELDGPATLSLYCATQGASTCYAFADETVDEDGTEPRWRLYTGPVDLPEGETTVRAKAVRYGFAESDERVGVFTVSA